A section of the Pseudovibrio sp. M1P-2-3 genome encodes:
- a CDS encoding amino acid ABC transporter substrate-binding protein: MKRNFLPVALGAALGLAAASAASATTLEDIQARGKLNCGVNTGLAGFLYVDDSGERQGFDAAYCRALAAAVLGDANAVEFTPLTSKNRFSALASGEIDVLSRNTTWTFQRDADLKNTFIGVSYYDGQGFLVPKSLGVESALELDGATICIQTGTTTELNVAEFFESNDINFEPLPIETFTEAQQNYLAGACDVYTTDASGLAATRATFENPEEHLVLPEIISKEPLGPLVRQGDEQWADIARWTLNALIIAEEKGITKENAAEVAQSSKDPEVKRLLGTDGDYGAMVGLNNDFALKAIQAGGNYGEIFEQYLGENTALGLARGLNAQWKDGGLIFAPPFR, encoded by the coding sequence ATGAAACGCAATTTCCTTCCAGTCGCTTTGGGCGCAGCTCTTGGCTTGGCTGCAGCAAGTGCCGCATCCGCCACAACTCTTGAAGACATTCAGGCCCGCGGTAAGCTGAACTGCGGTGTGAATACCGGTCTTGCTGGCTTCTTGTATGTGGACGATAGCGGTGAGCGTCAGGGCTTTGATGCAGCTTATTGCCGTGCATTGGCCGCTGCAGTGCTGGGCGATGCCAACGCTGTTGAGTTCACTCCACTGACCAGTAAGAACCGCTTTTCCGCGCTTGCTTCTGGTGAAATCGACGTTCTGTCCCGCAACACTACTTGGACATTCCAGCGTGATGCGGACCTGAAGAACACTTTCATCGGCGTTAGCTACTACGACGGTCAGGGCTTCCTTGTCCCTAAATCCCTTGGTGTTGAATCCGCTCTTGAGCTGGACGGTGCAACCATCTGTATCCAGACAGGTACAACAACCGAGCTGAACGTTGCCGAGTTCTTTGAGAGCAACGACATCAACTTCGAGCCACTGCCGATTGAAACATTCACAGAAGCCCAGCAGAACTACCTTGCCGGCGCATGTGATGTGTACACAACAGATGCTTCTGGTCTGGCCGCAACACGCGCCACATTTGAAAACCCGGAAGAGCACCTTGTTCTGCCTGAAATCATTTCCAAAGAGCCTCTTGGTCCCCTCGTACGTCAAGGTGACGAACAGTGGGCGGACATTGCACGCTGGACTTTGAATGCACTGATCATTGCTGAAGAAAAAGGCATCACCAAAGAAAACGCTGCAGAAGTTGCTCAGTCCTCCAAGGATCCTGAAGTGAAGCGTCTGCTGGGCACTGACGGTGACTACGGTGCAATGGTTGGCCTTAACAACGACTTTGCCCTGAAAGCTATTCAGGCAGGTGGTAACTATGGCGAAATCTTCGAGCAGTATCTGGGTGAAAACACAGCTCTGGGTCTGGCTCGCGGCCTGAACGCCCAGTGGAAAGATGGCGGCCTGATCTTCGCGCCTCCTTTCCGTTAA
- a CDS encoding ArnT family glycosyltransferase produces the protein MKDGATVEKSHVDAPQEGEVRLPLWLRLTGLPIVAPALLIILCALLYVPGLASVPPLDRDEPRFAQATKQMLQSGDYVNIRFQEQGRYKKPIGIYWLQAAAAKLTGYGENAPIWVYRLPSVLGASLAVLLVYWAALAFADRRGAFLSGLLVATSFIVIAEAHLAKADAALLACIVLAQGALARVWKRAVPKVNWWLAFLFWTAMGAGVLLKGPIILMVCGLTIAALCLWQRKGAWVRGLAPVIGLIYLCLLVLPWVVAIEIASEGAFLRKALGGDFLAKIGEGKEAHGAPPLTHLLAGFATFWPLSVFIVYAVPRLWSSRGQEVVSFMLCWLVPSWIVFELVSTKLPHYTMPMLPALAIAVAYCLVGSPQGKTNSFFRGTSVILCAMIPLLLALFVVIGPVYLEIWPSPPGVVLVVCGAFLAFLATQHLRQSQPLKAIPALVVAMAAINFGFWFYSAPALTPLWVSPAIAKVVKDLPHCEETQVFTVGYNEPSLVFLNTLSTQNGNAQQAAAFLRPVSGATDVNAERLCRVAIVEKRYQQAFMEAAKAQNITVKQLGEVSGLKLNGGNKVTLGAFEGG, from the coding sequence GTGAAGGACGGGGCAACGGTGGAGAAGAGCCATGTGGACGCGCCGCAAGAGGGGGAAGTGCGCCTTCCGCTCTGGTTGCGACTGACGGGCCTTCCTATTGTGGCACCGGCTCTGCTCATAATTCTATGTGCTCTGTTATATGTACCCGGCCTTGCCAGTGTTCCGCCGCTAGACCGGGACGAGCCGCGGTTTGCACAGGCAACAAAGCAAATGCTGCAAAGCGGTGATTACGTAAATATCCGTTTTCAGGAACAGGGCCGCTACAAGAAGCCCATTGGCATCTACTGGCTGCAGGCGGCAGCTGCAAAACTGACTGGATATGGAGAAAATGCTCCGATCTGGGTGTATCGCTTGCCCTCAGTTCTGGGGGCGTCCCTTGCTGTTTTGCTCGTTTATTGGGCAGCCCTTGCTTTTGCAGATCGGCGAGGGGCTTTTCTCTCCGGCCTATTGGTGGCAACAAGCTTTATTGTGATTGCAGAAGCCCATCTGGCAAAAGCGGATGCGGCGCTTCTGGCATGTATCGTTCTAGCTCAAGGAGCGCTGGCACGTGTGTGGAAACGCGCAGTTCCTAAAGTCAACTGGTGGCTTGCCTTTTTGTTCTGGACGGCGATGGGGGCGGGCGTGCTGCTGAAGGGGCCGATCATTTTAATGGTGTGCGGCCTGACCATCGCGGCCTTGTGCCTGTGGCAAAGAAAGGGGGCGTGGGTGCGGGGGCTGGCTCCCGTTATCGGTTTGATTTACCTGTGCTTGCTGGTGCTGCCCTGGGTCGTTGCAATCGAGATCGCTTCTGAAGGGGCTTTCTTGCGCAAAGCGCTCGGCGGTGATTTTCTTGCAAAAATCGGAGAAGGGAAAGAAGCCCATGGCGCCCCACCGCTGACCCACCTTCTCGCGGGCTTTGCAACATTCTGGCCGCTGAGTGTGTTCATTGTTTATGCGGTGCCCCGCCTATGGAGCTCAAGGGGACAGGAGGTTGTCTCCTTTATGCTTTGCTGGCTGGTGCCTTCGTGGATTGTGTTTGAGCTGGTGTCCACCAAGCTGCCCCATTACACAATGCCCATGCTTCCTGCATTGGCAATTGCCGTTGCCTATTGTCTGGTTGGCAGCCCCCAAGGAAAAACGAACAGTTTTTTTCGCGGGACCTCCGTAATCCTTTGTGCCATGATCCCTTTGCTTCTGGCTCTGTTTGTTGTCATTGGGCCGGTATACCTTGAGATCTGGCCCTCTCCCCCAGGTGTAGTTCTTGTGGTCTGCGGTGCTTTTCTGGCCTTTCTGGCAACCCAGCATCTGCGCCAGTCCCAGCCGTTAAAAGCTATACCAGCTCTTGTTGTGGCAATGGCGGCGATCAATTTTGGTTTCTGGTTTTATAGCGCCCCTGCTTTAACACCTCTGTGGGTTTCTCCGGCCATAGCCAAGGTTGTAAAAGACTTGCCACACTGCGAGGAAACACAGGTGTTTACTGTTGGTTATAACGAGCCGAGTTTGGTTTTCCTCAATACACTCTCTACCCAGAACGGCAACGCCCAGCAGGCTGCCGCATTCCTGCGCCCTGTATCCGGGGCGACAGATGTCAATGCTGAGCGTTTATGCCGGGTGGCCATTGTCGAAAAGCGGTATCAGCAGGCATTTATGGAAGCTGCAAAGGCTCAAAATATCACGGTAAAGCAGTTGGGGGAAGTGTCAGGATTGAAACTGAACGGCGGAAACAAAGTGACCTTGGGGGCTTTTGAGGGTGGATAG
- a CDS encoding lipid-A-disaccharide synthase N-terminal domain-containing protein → MIHQLLSWLHTVFVQQLDLWVILGMIAQALFMMRFVIQWIASERVGKSIVPVAFWFFSIGGSSLLLTYSIVRQDPVFIAGQSLGIVIYFRNLWLIYKEKRSDPSF, encoded by the coding sequence ATGATCCATCAGCTTTTGAGCTGGCTTCACACCGTTTTTGTGCAGCAGCTGGACCTCTGGGTTATTCTGGGCATGATTGCGCAGGCCTTGTTTATGATGAGGTTTGTGATCCAGTGGATTGCGTCTGAGCGGGTCGGAAAGTCAATTGTGCCGGTTGCATTCTGGTTTTTTTCCATCGGCGGAAGCAGTCTATTGCTCACATATTCCATTGTCCGACAGGATCCGGTTTTCATTGCAGGACAATCTCTGGGTATAGTTATTTATTTCCGCAACCTATGGCTCATATACAAAGAGAAGCGTTCTGACCCCAGTTTTTAA
- a CDS encoding glycosyltransferase family 2 protein, producing the protein MITAPDSGRPSISVVVPARNESENLPRLLGEIGEALESRSFEIIVVDDGSDDDTENTLRSYAYSHGYLRVIHHHNSCGQSCSVRSGLLHARGEFIVTIDGDGQNDPAYIPALIGALEGAAPAVALAAGQRVGRQASLYKRYASKAANAIRGALLKDRTRDSGCGLKVIRRDVFLKLPYFDSWHRFIPALVLREGYEITHVDVVDRQRQFGRSNYGIFDRALIGALDLFGVWWLRRRREKIPKLDELELRPQKELELS; encoded by the coding sequence ATGATTACAGCCCCAGATTCCGGTCGACCATCAATCAGTGTTGTAGTTCCTGCAAGGAATGAAAGTGAAAACCTCCCCCGTCTCCTCGGGGAAATTGGGGAGGCTCTGGAGAGCAGGAGCTTCGAGATTATTGTGGTTGATGATGGCTCGGATGATGATACGGAAAATACACTCAGATCCTACGCGTACTCACATGGGTATCTTAGAGTTATTCACCATCATAATTCATGCGGGCAGAGTTGTTCGGTTCGCAGCGGGCTTCTCCACGCAAGGGGTGAGTTTATTGTAACTATTGACGGGGATGGGCAAAATGACCCAGCTTATATTCCGGCCCTCATTGGTGCATTGGAAGGGGCTGCACCTGCTGTTGCATTGGCTGCGGGGCAACGGGTGGGGCGGCAGGCCAGCCTTTATAAAAGATATGCTTCAAAAGCCGCTAACGCTATTCGGGGGGCTCTCTTAAAGGACCGTACGCGCGATAGCGGCTGTGGGTTGAAGGTAATTCGTCGTGATGTTTTTTTGAAGTTGCCATACTTTGACAGCTGGCACCGCTTTATTCCTGCACTGGTGCTGCGTGAGGGCTATGAAATCACCCATGTTGATGTGGTGGATCGACAACGACAATTCGGGCGCTCGAACTACGGTATTTTTGACCGGGCTCTCATTGGCGCCCTTGATTTGTTCGGGGTTTGGTGGCTGCGCCGGCGGCGGGAAAAAATCCCCAAACTGGACGAGCTTGAATTAAGGCCGCAAAAGGAGCTCGAGCTGTCATGA
- a CDS encoding phosphatase PAP2 family protein has protein sequence MDRTGTNTYTSGKGTRGDPKRIFRVFLANFSAREFRQNLRGLPALIKRRMTRLRTFHMVGVPMLIFCVLMVSITVLVLAALDDWARRTLLQMPHEFKESFRLVTDLGKSDWMLVGSGGLFLLMLSIKVQGLGVHARILQYKLAVYGALIFLSVASSGLIALIIKWSLGRARPALYEVVGPYKLELFAWKIMYTSFPSGHATSLGALSVALGLLFPRYRVPLFLVGGSLAMTRVIISAHYPSDVFAGFMLGALSSFVFWYWMVRLRFLKP, from the coding sequence GTGGATAGAACTGGCACCAACACTTATACCTCCGGTAAAGGCACAAGAGGTGACCCAAAACGAATTTTTCGGGTTTTTCTGGCGAATTTTTCCGCAAGGGAGTTCCGGCAAAACTTGAGGGGGCTTCCAGCGCTTATCAAGCGTCGCATGACCCGCTTGCGCACGTTCCATATGGTGGGAGTGCCTATGCTTATCTTCTGCGTTCTTATGGTGTCTATCACTGTTTTGGTGCTGGCAGCGCTGGATGACTGGGCACGGCGAACGCTTTTGCAGATGCCCCATGAGTTCAAAGAGAGTTTCAGGCTTGTGACGGACTTGGGAAAATCAGACTGGATGCTGGTTGGCTCCGGCGGGCTGTTTCTTCTCATGCTCTCAATTAAGGTGCAGGGGCTGGGCGTACATGCGCGCATATTGCAATATAAGCTGGCTGTATATGGCGCCTTAATTTTCTTGTCCGTTGCCTCCAGTGGGTTGATCGCACTTATTATAAAATGGAGCCTTGGCCGAGCTAGACCAGCTCTTTATGAAGTCGTTGGTCCCTACAAGCTTGAGTTGTTTGCATGGAAGATTATGTATACAAGCTTCCCCAGCGGTCATGCCACATCTTTGGGTGCTCTTTCCGTTGCTCTTGGGCTTTTGTTTCCCCGTTATCGGGTGCCGCTGTTTCTTGTCGGAGGCAGTCTGGCTATGACCCGTGTTATTATCAGCGCACATTATCCTAGTGATGTTTTTGCCGGATTTATGCTGGGCGCTCTCTCATCGTTCGTGTTCTGGTACTGGATGGTTCGCCTGCGCTTTCTCAAGCCGTAG